The Candidatus Eremiobacteraceae bacterium genome has a segment encoding these proteins:
- the tmk gene encoding dTMP kinase, with protein MAAGLFVTFEGVEGAGKSTQVRLLHEYLSGTSIPFVFTREPGGTPLGEKLRQLLIDPLGQMAPEAEALILSASRAELVDKILERGLAEGRLVVCDRFWDATLAYQGFGRGLPIDTLLTITMFAARRLQPDLTFLLDVSTAVSRERLKSRTAIPDRMERESSAFHERVAAGYRRLAAAEPHRFVTIDGTRAEDEIAIDVRQMILSRWQGQ; from the coding sequence ATAGCCGCCGGTCTTTTCGTCACCTTCGAAGGGGTTGAAGGAGCCGGCAAATCGACCCAAGTCCGGCTCTTGCACGAATATCTATCCGGCACTTCGATACCTTTTGTCTTCACGCGCGAGCCCGGCGGCACGCCGCTCGGCGAAAAGCTGCGTCAATTGCTCATCGACCCACTCGGCCAGATGGCGCCTGAGGCGGAGGCGCTGATCTTAAGCGCGTCGCGCGCGGAGTTGGTGGACAAGATCCTCGAACGCGGCCTGGCCGAAGGCAGACTCGTTGTGTGCGACCGCTTTTGGGACGCGACGCTTGCCTATCAAGGATTCGGTCGCGGACTTCCGATCGACACGCTGCTCACCATCACGATGTTCGCGGCGCGCAGGCTCCAACCGGATCTCACGTTCTTGCTCGATGTCTCAACGGCGGTGTCGCGCGAACGGTTGAAATCGCGCACCGCCATTCCCGACCGGATGGAGCGCGAATCTAGCGCCTTTCACGAGCGAGTCGCCGCCGGGTACCGCAGACTGGCAGCCGCCGAACCCCATCGCTTTGTGACGATCGACGGTACGCGCGCAGAGGATGAGATCGCGATCGACGTGCGCCAGATGATCCTCTCGCGCTGGCAGGGTCAATAA
- a CDS encoding threonine synthase, whose amino-acid sequence MTAIRSSLSHLECSKCEAHYDADVIQHLCTCGAPLLARYDLPKAKASLTVSGLARRPWSLWRYGELLPIRDPARNTVSLGEVVTPIVPLTRHGADIGIGGLSCKDEGLLPTGSFKARGAAVGVSRARELGVTSFAMPTNGNAGGAWAMYGRRAGIAARVVMPKSAPAIHRFECEAAGAEVTLVDGVISDAGKVVAKMVTEAGVYDASTLKEPYRIEGKKTMGFELAEQFDWRTPDVLLYPTGGGVGLIGIYKALLELREIGFPIDKLPRMVAVQAAGCAPIVRAFNAGLRESQFWNDSKTAAFGINVPKALGDFLVLDAVYATAGCAIAVDDTAIAASRHRVAAAEGFLLCPEGAATIAAAEELRKNGWIRDGERVLAINTGSGLKSIP is encoded by the coding sequence CTCGCATCTCGAGTGTTCGAAATGCGAAGCCCATTATGACGCGGACGTCATCCAACACCTCTGCACGTGCGGTGCGCCGCTTCTTGCACGATACGACCTGCCAAAAGCCAAGGCGTCGCTTACCGTTTCCGGGCTCGCGCGAAGGCCGTGGAGCCTGTGGCGATATGGCGAATTGCTTCCGATCCGCGACCCCGCCCGGAATACGGTGAGCCTCGGCGAAGTCGTCACGCCGATCGTGCCGTTGACCCGTCACGGGGCGGACATTGGAATCGGCGGCCTCTCCTGCAAAGATGAAGGCCTGCTGCCGACCGGCAGTTTCAAGGCGCGCGGCGCCGCCGTCGGCGTGTCGCGCGCGCGCGAACTTGGCGTGACGTCGTTTGCGATGCCCACCAACGGAAATGCAGGCGGCGCCTGGGCCATGTACGGCCGGCGTGCCGGCATCGCTGCGCGCGTCGTCATGCCGAAGAGCGCCCCTGCGATCCATCGCTTCGAGTGCGAAGCGGCGGGCGCAGAAGTCACGCTCGTCGACGGCGTCATCTCGGACGCTGGAAAAGTCGTCGCAAAAATGGTGACCGAGGCGGGCGTGTACGACGCGTCGACGCTCAAAGAACCGTATCGCATCGAAGGCAAAAAGACGATGGGATTCGAGCTTGCCGAACAATTCGACTGGCGAACTCCGGACGTGCTCTTGTATCCGACGGGCGGCGGTGTCGGTCTTATCGGGATATACAAAGCGCTGCTCGAATTGCGCGAGATAGGATTTCCGATCGACAAACTGCCGCGCATGGTGGCCGTGCAAGCCGCAGGTTGTGCGCCGATCGTCCGCGCGTTTAATGCGGGCCTGCGCGAATCGCAGTTCTGGAACGATTCGAAAACCGCGGCATTCGGCATCAACGTGCCGAAGGCGCTCGGTGACTTTCTCGTGCTCGATGCCGTTTATGCGACCGCCGGCTGTGCGATCGCCGTCGACGACACTGCGATCGCCGCGAGCCGCCACCGCGTGGCCGCTGCTGAAGGATTCCTGCTATGCCCGGAGGGCGCGGCCACGATCGCCGCCGCCGAAGAACTCCGCAAGAACGGATGGATCCGCGACGGCGAGCGCGTGCTCGCGATCAACACCGGCAGTGGGCTTAAATCAATCCCGTAA